A single region of the Pararhodospirillum photometricum DSM 122 genome encodes:
- a CDS encoding FecR domain-containing protein, which translates to MTIVTQNARPDQATDTGLSPWSDGGAGLTILSLDGSSPVIGDSGLLLHGIYSRDGADLLIVDGQGHGVIVTDYFLKDPPPALVSAEGARLEGDVVARLAGSATPGQVAQAGPASGTSVPIGTIEKVTGAVVITRADGTRIEPRAGDPVFEDDVVETKGDGAIGIKFMDGSAFSLTGNGRMVLDELVYDPASGQGHSSVDLVAGVFSFVSGGIARSGPDAMTLVTPVATIGVRGTMGVIKIIVPEGVDLGDMDAVRARLGALGVSLDVVLLPEADGTTGEIIFTPMGGEPQVLNVAYDGLRVTVGQILDRVETSVARFTASPDDFRGEGAAGRSLDFLPADPSKSQDDQGGKTNAPAQPDGKPQGQGDTGTDKSDANTGQDTQQAQNTGQETGASQTQGQPLVYRPLDLDLSGTAAETLQGSAQDDAISGGSTTTGSTTSAGSATRPSAVVSFADTIARTIVTQTTTDATTTLTSSPSPTLSGSGSSASGTGSSGGSEAPAGSSGPGSPDTGSGTGGTGTGSTGSGSGSTGSGSGSTGSGSGGTDTGTGSGGTTVQKVLQASPDTPMPTFVVSASSSDWYKNWDVTGSTASDSIETGAGNDTLVGGAGGDILKSNDGDDVMIGGSGADSLIAGSGNGDDTYSGGNGLSDDDDDNLDDWILFPSTGQGIRVDLASGVASGSEIGTDRLYALEHVLGGSGNDTLIGNADDNILQGGVGNDQLSGGAGNDSLEGGAGNDTMQGGRGNDTLVGGDGTDWADYSDATNPVVLSLSAGTAGGLDVGVDVLSGIENVIGGAGNDTLTGDNAANALQGGAGSDSLVGLGGNDTLDLGIGGGLIDAGAGDDDGRFTLTAGAEVTVAGGAGTDTLVITVTDADLEDTDRLAALAQVRAFVEAHPGESTSFSALGLTLEGWESVRIVDSAGAEVDLDGVVTSPALTLVSTSGAEDTALGLRLAVSATSSVTQTLTVTLSGIPEGAVLRDASGAELVQTDHAVTLSADQLAGLTLTPPAQSAADIQLQVEATATALDGSTATSTGTLTLVVTPVVDGVTFDLPEADTLVTPHASDDVLEGGDGSSTMQGGGGNDTLTGGSSDDLLLGDEETGWFSEKLDLTPLLVDGDGSEDVTVRLQGLPETALLSAGTRQSDGSWLLSAADLPGLTVTMPTGATSFVLTLSATVVDLDPDDGTSVSATQTWTSHITVDPGVAGNDVLQGGSGTDTLIGGAGEDTLDGGIGADVVMGGTGNDLGIFSRDATASGADTYDGGLGTDTLRVVLSASDLANRAVMQDLERLRDFVAAQADATSEAGEAASFSALGLTVRNWEAVSFVDANGTPLVIDSGPEAGTLTFTVAEDGVASTGATASALLPHDGGYDAVGARLSLTGLSTSLTSGGESVVVTSDGAGGLIGRVGTATVFTLALETTTGVVTYTQHLPLDHPTGDDLPLVVAYRVTDGDGSTADGTLNVVVHDDTPEAQDDSQSITVGTTPQTVSGSLVENDLLGADGLGRITEIRLNGTVHTAGADGTVTIATAGGAQVWVDFATGAYSVTVTPGAGATDATVELGYSLVDGDGDTTSATLTLTLDQPEAQPPTLTGGPVTGLEDGTLALSLAAALADTDGAETLALTIAGLPAGATLSAGTRNADGTWSLTPAQLTGLTLTPPADSDAGFTLIVTATATETSNGTTQSTQIEVPVTLTAVADTPVVTVSDVSGTEDGAAIPLVVTASTPDTDGSETLSLIFTGVPQGVTLSAGTYDPTTQAWTLTPAQVVGLTLTTPAQYSGSFDITVTARTTESATGTSAEASDTFSVSVAPVADPVSLVITAAQGDEDTAIPLAITATTPDADGSETLSVTITGVPSGASLSAGIYTPANNTWTLTTAQLSGLTLTPPPDYAGSITLTVTARTTEDATGAFAEASKTLGVTVLPVADTATLTDAQVYESEDVVDGRTDDEITASGGTNFYAGFGGNDTLIAGNDSVTIFGDYYGLDIVVILDLSATAGDTDGSETMTYTLAGLPEGVTVTDSEGTALTITSGTVTLSEWQLEGLRLCTPVTQDTFSLTFQATITDQSATGATDTGTTSHTVTIVMGGDDLLVGGTHDETLSGGAGNDTLIGGTSNDVLYGDSGNDQIQVKLFAGYKNVQGGAGDDTLTIDISTVDMNDIEIIQNLISLRSLINGGHVGDDQALEAAGLRVTGIEHVSFVDATGAELSFLALTCQEGETVTMNLLSYLTGQAAGRSLVSVSFTVPEGYTFLVDGTEVTLDGDRGVSLTPTQLAGLSVKTPNDNATDQWIPVTAVWDNSTTTELSYGIIVTPVPETPVWTGSDTFNVIVNDEAQTLTTDEWEASLNGGGGSDTLTGDAADNLLIGDDQRLNVFVTLPLTTGEAAAADAAGTTDDASEGITSIKISGIPEGVWILPSFSLPLTVTDGSVTLTQDPTSHLVPLQLAFSLPLDQASFTLELEITVADTDPNNSSFVVSHTFTTTCEVATLSAPGDDSLIGNGGDDSLVGGEGSDTLVGGTGDDVLQGGAGADSLLGNDGDDTLAPGAGLNNVEGGGGTDWIDFSDQTADVTLSLTGTQIATTSNGGITFVAGIENIQGGAGADSLGGDTGDNHLAGGAGNDTLSGGGGLDTLSGGTGDDRFLLTLADTQGPTAVTSPLTWVASEATTSTWLGNEATDGQNGATDVARYSLKLYAANSDGTQKTDANEGFLKVYGTDSGSDYAGSVVSRDTGDDGDAVWVLADAQGRAFSLVSLTVTYPAGEDQPVLVQGYLNGVLVAQSSLILVAGAATTLAYGDQLNDPAFQNVDEVWILGQGANLQIGINDVVVTSHVGESVIGADAAWQGSSETDLIVLSEAGTYDLSKVVDVHASALIDGVALGSHTTLDLSGGAETLADTTTAWWMTPFGETLWVTASGSTDMTVSGLDDWIQNGWTVSYAGTLTRDDGDLAGTYHSFALTNSSLGSDYAYTVNVEDAISVVNSSGNDFVTYTDAAYAPLTLAGTEDADTLIGSGVGDTLTGDEGNDLLEGGRGADSLVGGTGDDTLLGGAGDDILDAGEGADLLRGGAGNDLLSGGLDSDADSLEGGTGDDTFAGAFSANAVYKGGEGFDWLHFSSPTTGLVLDLSNSSQFENIEGIHGDSGNDDFRASDSSSGVWMIGGGGNDTFFGSWGDDTLDGREGSCSMYGAFGDDVILASFDNGWESLEGGEGRDLLQLEGSKADLTGADLEHLSAFEGLDLSQVSGLTSLSLTSGDLSGLYGGESDPFDVSLILDPAAQVDVILSYEYQSWEFTGTKTQDLDNNGVAESYSVYAATVGSDTYTLSVSGAASVTLNNYGGC; encoded by the coding sequence ATGACCATCGTGACGCAAAACGCGCGCCCGGATCAGGCGACCGACACCGGGCTTTCTCCTTGGAGTGACGGCGGCGCCGGGCTCACGATTCTGTCGCTGGATGGCTCCTCCCCAGTGATTGGCGATAGCGGGTTGTTGCTGCACGGCATTTACAGCCGCGACGGCGCGGATCTGCTGATTGTGGATGGCCAGGGGCACGGGGTCATCGTGACCGACTATTTCTTGAAGGACCCTCCGCCTGCCCTCGTCAGTGCCGAGGGCGCTCGTTTGGAGGGCGATGTGGTCGCGCGCTTGGCGGGCAGCGCGACTCCGGGGCAGGTGGCGCAGGCCGGCCCGGCGTCGGGCACCAGCGTGCCCATCGGCACCATTGAAAAAGTCACGGGCGCCGTGGTCATCACCCGGGCCGATGGCACCCGCATCGAGCCCCGGGCGGGGGATCCGGTGTTTGAGGATGACGTGGTCGAAACCAAGGGCGACGGCGCCATTGGTATCAAGTTCATGGACGGCTCGGCCTTCTCCCTGACCGGCAACGGCCGCATGGTCCTCGACGAACTGGTTTACGACCCGGCCTCGGGCCAGGGCCACAGTTCGGTCGATCTGGTGGCCGGCGTCTTTTCCTTTGTATCGGGCGGTATCGCGCGCTCCGGTCCCGACGCCATGACCTTGGTCACTCCCGTGGCCACCATCGGCGTGCGGGGCACCATGGGTGTGATCAAGATCATCGTGCCCGAGGGGGTCGATCTCGGTGACATGGACGCGGTGCGGGCCCGGCTGGGGGCGCTCGGAGTCAGTTTGGACGTGGTCTTGCTGCCCGAGGCCGATGGGACAACGGGCGAGATCATTTTTACGCCGATGGGGGGCGAGCCCCAGGTCCTGAACGTGGCCTACGACGGCTTGCGGGTCACGGTGGGCCAGATCCTTGATCGGGTCGAGACCTCGGTCGCGCGTTTCACGGCCTCGCCGGACGATTTCCGTGGCGAGGGGGCGGCCGGTCGCTCCCTTGATTTCCTTCCTGCCGATCCGTCCAAATCCCAAGACGACCAAGGCGGCAAGACCAACGCGCCCGCCCAGCCAGACGGCAAGCCCCAGGGTCAGGGCGACACCGGCACCGACAAAAGCGACGCCAACACCGGACAAGACACCCAGCAAGCCCAGAACACCGGGCAGGAAACGGGGGCAAGCCAGACGCAGGGCCAACCGCTGGTCTATCGCCCCTTGGACCTGGATCTGAGTGGCACGGCGGCGGAGACCCTCCAGGGCAGCGCTCAGGACGACGCCATCTCGGGGGGGAGCACGACGACCGGCTCGACGACGTCGGCCGGGTCTGCGACTCGTCCCTCGGCCGTGGTGTCCTTTGCCGACACCATTGCCCGGACCATTGTGACGCAAACGACCACCGATGCCACAACCACTCTGACGTCGTCCCCCTCGCCAACCCTCTCTGGCAGTGGTTCTTCCGCGTCCGGGACGGGAAGCAGCGGAGGATCGGAAGCGCCGGCGGGAAGCAGCGGCCCCGGGAGTCCAGACACCGGCAGTGGCACCGGGGGGACCGGCACCGGGAGTACAGGGAGCGGCAGCGGGAGTACAGGGAGCGGCAGTGGGAGTACAGGGAGCGGCAGTGGAGGGACCGATACCGGGACCGGCAGTGGAGGGACCACGGTTCAAAAAGTCCTGCAAGCCAGCCCGGACACGCCCATGCCGACCTTTGTGGTGAGCGCCTCCTCCAGCGACTGGTATAAAAACTGGGATGTGACCGGCTCCACCGCCTCCGACAGCATTGAAACCGGGGCGGGCAACGACACCTTGGTGGGCGGGGCCGGCGGCGACATCCTTAAGTCCAACGACGGCGACGATGTGATGATCGGCGGCTCGGGCGCCGATTCGCTCATCGCCGGCTCGGGCAATGGCGACGATACCTACAGCGGTGGCAACGGCCTGAGCGACGACGACGACGATAATCTGGACGACTGGATTTTATTTCCCTCCACCGGTCAGGGCATCCGGGTCGATCTGGCCTCCGGCGTGGCCAGCGGCAGCGAAATCGGCACCGACCGCCTCTATGCCCTGGAGCACGTCCTGGGGGGTAGCGGCAACGATACCCTGATCGGCAACGCCGACGATAATATTTTGCAAGGCGGCGTCGGCAACGACCAGTTGTCCGGCGGGGCCGGCAACGACAGCCTGGAAGGGGGCGCCGGCAACGACACCATGCAAGGCGGCCGTGGCAACGACACTCTGGTGGGGGGCGACGGCACCGACTGGGCCGATTACAGCGATGCGACCAACCCTGTCGTTTTGTCCCTGAGCGCGGGCACTGCTGGGGGACTGGATGTCGGGGTCGATGTTCTCTCGGGGATCGAAAACGTCATCGGCGGGGCCGGAAACGATACCCTGACCGGTGACAACGCTGCAAATGCCCTGCAAGGCGGCGCCGGCAGTGACAGCTTGGTCGGGCTGGGCGGCAACGACACCCTCGACCTGGGGATCGGGGGCGGGTTGATCGACGCCGGGGCTGGCGACGACGACGGCCGGTTCACCCTGACCGCCGGGGCCGAGGTCACCGTGGCCGGCGGGGCGGGTACCGACACGCTGGTGATCACCGTGACGGACGCCGACCTTGAGGACACCGACCGTCTGGCCGCCTTGGCGCAGGTCCGGGCCTTTGTGGAGGCCCACCCTGGTGAAAGCACAAGCTTTTCCGCGCTGGGCCTGACCTTGGAGGGCTGGGAAAGCGTGCGCATCGTGGACAGCGCGGGGGCCGAGGTAGACCTGGACGGGGTTGTCACATCCCCGGCCCTGACCCTTGTGTCCACGAGCGGCGCCGAGGACACGGCCCTTGGTCTTCGTCTTGCCGTCAGTGCGACAAGCAGCGTGACGCAAACCCTGACGGTAACCCTCTCGGGGATTCCCGAGGGCGCGGTGCTGCGCGATGCCTCTGGCGCCGAACTGGTTCAGACCGATCACGCGGTTACCTTGAGCGCCGATCAGCTTGCTGGCCTCACCCTCACACCGCCCGCCCAGAGCGCCGCCGACATCCAGCTTCAGGTGGAGGCGACCGCGACCGCGCTTGATGGGTCCACCGCCACGTCAACCGGCACGCTGACGCTTGTGGTCACCCCGGTGGTGGACGGCGTGACCTTCGACCTTCCCGAGGCGGACACCCTGGTCACGCCCCATGCCTCCGACGATGTTCTGGAGGGGGGGGACGGCAGCAGCACGATGCAAGGAGGCGGGGGCAACGATACCCTGACCGGGGGGAGCAGCGACGACCTTCTGCTGGGGGATGAGGAAACCGGCTGGTTCTCGGAGAAGCTCGATCTCACCCCCCTTCTGGTCGATGGCGACGGCTCGGAAGACGTCACCGTGCGCCTCCAGGGCTTGCCCGAGACGGCCTTGCTGTCGGCCGGTACCAGACAAAGCGATGGCTCCTGGCTGCTCAGTGCCGCCGATCTGCCCGGGCTCACGGTCACGATGCCGACGGGGGCGACCTCGTTCGTGCTGACCCTGAGCGCCACCGTCGTGGATCTCGATCCCGACGACGGCACGTCGGTCTCGGCGACCCAAACCTGGACCTCCCACATCACCGTGGATCCCGGCGTGGCCGGCAACGATGTCTTGCAAGGCGGCAGCGGCACCGACACCCTGATCGGCGGGGCCGGCGAGGATACCCTGGACGGGGGCATCGGGGCCGACGTCGTCATGGGCGGCACGGGCAACGACCTGGGGATCTTCAGCCGCGATGCCACGGCCAGCGGTGCCGATACCTATGACGGCGGCCTTGGCACCGATACCTTGCGCGTGGTCTTGTCGGCGAGCGATCTTGCCAACCGGGCCGTGATGCAGGACCTGGAGCGGCTGCGCGATTTCGTGGCGGCGCAGGCCGACGCCACCTCCGAGGCGGGGGAGGCGGCGAGCTTCTCGGCCCTCGGCCTGACGGTGAGAAACTGGGAAGCGGTGAGCTTTGTCGATGCCAACGGCACGCCCCTTGTCATCGACAGCGGTCCCGAGGCGGGAACTTTGACCTTCACCGTGGCCGAGGATGGCGTGGCCAGCACCGGCGCCACGGCCAGCGCCTTGTTGCCCCATGACGGGGGGTACGATGCCGTGGGGGCTCGTCTGAGCCTGACCGGTCTTTCGACCTCCCTGACCAGTGGCGGCGAGAGCGTGGTTGTGACCTCGGATGGGGCCGGGGGTCTGATTGGCCGCGTGGGGACGGCGACGGTGTTCACCCTGGCCCTGGAGACCACCACCGGCGTTGTGACCTATACCCAGCATCTTCCCCTCGATCACCCGACGGGGGATGATCTGCCCTTGGTCGTGGCCTATCGCGTGACGGACGGCGACGGCTCCACCGCCGATGGCACGCTCAACGTGGTTGTTCACGACGACACCCCCGAAGCCCAGGACGACAGCCAAAGCATTACGGTCGGCACGACGCCCCAAACCGTGAGCGGCTCCTTGGTCGAGAATGACCTTCTGGGGGCGGATGGCCTGGGGCGGATCACCGAGATCCGGCTCAACGGCACCGTCCACACTGCTGGCGCCGATGGCACGGTGACGATTGCCACAGCGGGCGGCGCTCAGGTGTGGGTTGACTTCGCGACCGGGGCCTACAGCGTGACCGTCACGCCAGGGGCCGGCGCGACGGATGCCACGGTCGAACTCGGCTATTCCCTGGTCGATGGCGATGGCGACACAACCTCGGCCACCCTCACCCTGACCCTCGATCAGCCCGAGGCCCAGCCCCCGACCTTGACCGGCGGCCCGGTCACGGGGCTGGAAGACGGGACCCTGGCCCTGTCCCTCGCGGCGGCCCTGGCCGACACCGATGGGGCGGAAACCCTGGCCCTCACCATCGCCGGCCTGCCGGCCGGGGCCACCCTCTCGGCCGGGACCCGGAATGCCGATGGCACCTGGAGCCTGACGCCCGCCCAGTTGACCGGCCTGACCTTGACCCCCCCCGCCGACAGCGACGCCGGCTTCACCCTGATCGTCACGGCCACCGCGACCGAAACCAGCAATGGCACCACCCAGAGCACCCAGATCGAGGTGCCCGTGACCCTGACCGCCGTTGCCGACACCCCGGTGGTGACGGTGTCGGATGTCTCGGGGACCGAGGACGGGGCGGCGATTCCCCTGGTGGTCACGGCCTCCACGCCCGACACCGATGGGTCGGAAACCCTCAGCCTGATTTTCACCGGCGTGCCGCAGGGCGTGACCTTGTCGGCCGGGACCTACGACCCCACCACCCAGGCCTGGACGTTGACGCCGGCTCAGGTGGTCGGCCTGACCCTCACGACGCCCGCGCAGTATTCCGGCAGCTTTGACATCACGGTGACGGCGCGCACCACCGAAAGCGCCACCGGGACCTCGGCCGAGGCCAGCGATACCTTCAGCGTGAGCGTGGCCCCGGTCGCCGACCCGGTGAGTTTGGTCATTACGGCCGCCCAAGGCGACGAGGACACGGCCATCCCCTTGGCGATCACCGCCACCACCCCCGACGCCGACGGCTCGGAAACCCTCTCCGTCACCATCACCGGGGTGCCCTCGGGGGCCAGCCTGTCGGCGGGGATCTACACCCCAGCCAACAATACCTGGACCCTGACGACCGCCCAACTGAGCGGCCTGACCCTGACACCGCCCCCCGACTACGCCGGGAGCATCACCCTCACGGTCACCGCGCGCACCACCGAGGACGCCACCGGGGCCTTTGCCGAGGCCTCCAAGACCCTGGGCGTCACGGTGCTCCCGGTGGCCGACACCGCGACTCTGACCGACGCGCAGGTGTACGAGAGCGAGGACGTCGTTGACGGTCGAACCGACGACGAGATCACCGCCTCTGGCGGGACGAACTTTTATGCCGGATTCGGGGGCAACGACACCCTCATCGCCGGCAACGACAGCGTCACCATTTTTGGCGACTACTACGGCCTTGACATCGTCGTTATCCTCGACCTCTCGGCCACGGCGGGCGATACCGACGGGTCGGAAACCATGACCTATACCCTCGCGGGGTTGCCCGAAGGGGTCACCGTGACCGACAGCGAGGGAACGGCGCTGACGATCACCAGCGGCACGGTCACCCTGAGCGAGTGGCAGCTTGAAGGTCTGCGCCTGTGCACTCCGGTCACGCAAGACACCTTCAGCCTGACCTTCCAGGCGACGATCACCGACCAAAGCGCCACAGGAGCCACCGATACCGGCACGACGTCTCACACTGTGACCATCGTCATGGGGGGCGACGATCTTCTGGTCGGCGGGACTCATGACGAAACCCTGTCCGGGGGCGCCGGTAACGACACCCTGATTGGCGGCACCAGCAACGACGTTCTGTATGGAGACAGCGGGAACGACCAGATCCAGGTCAAGCTTTTCGCCGGCTACAAAAACGTCCAAGGCGGGGCCGGTGACGACACCCTGACGATTGACATCTCGACGGTCGATATGAACGACATCGAGATAATTCAAAACCTGATCAGCTTGCGGTCCCTGATCAACGGCGGCCATGTGGGCGATGACCAAGCCCTGGAGGCGGCCGGCCTGAGGGTCACGGGGATTGAGCATGTGTCATTCGTCGATGCCACCGGCGCGGAGCTTTCCTTCCTGGCCCTGACCTGCCAGGAGGGCGAGACGGTGACCATGAACCTCCTGTCCTACTTGACGGGACAGGCCGCCGGGCGGAGCTTGGTGTCCGTGAGTTTCACCGTGCCCGAGGGCTACACCTTCCTCGTCGATGGCACCGAGGTGACGTTGGACGGGGACCGGGGCGTGAGCCTGACCCCCACCCAACTGGCGGGCTTGAGCGTCAAGACACCCAACGACAACGCCACGGACCAGTGGATCCCCGTCACGGCCGTGTGGGACAACTCCACCACCACCGAGCTGTCCTATGGCATCATCGTGACCCCGGTGCCAGAGACCCCCGTATGGACCGGCAGCGATACCTTCAATGTCATCGTCAACGACGAAGCGCAAACGCTGACCACGGACGAGTGGGAGGCCTCGCTCAATGGCGGCGGCGGCAGTGATACGTTGACCGGGGACGCGGCCGACAACCTTCTGATCGGCGACGATCAGCGCCTGAATGTGTTCGTCACCCTGCCCTTGACCACCGGCGAGGCCGCCGCCGCCGACGCTGCGGGCACGACCGATGATGCCTCAGAGGGCATCACCTCGATAAAAATTTCGGGCATTCCCGAGGGCGTCTGGATCCTTCCGAGCTTTAGCCTCCCCCTCACCGTGACGGACGGCTCCGTTACCCTGACCCAAGATCCGACAAGCCACCTTGTTCCCTTGCAGCTTGCCTTCAGTTTGCCCCTGGATCAGGCGTCGTTCACGCTTGAGCTTGAGATCACGGTGGCCGACACCGATCCCAACAACAGCAGTTTCGTCGTTTCCCACACCTTTACAACGACTTGCGAGGTGGCGACCCTCTCCGCGCCGGGCGATGACTCCCTCATCGGCAACGGAGGCGACGATAGTCTGGTCGGGGGAGAGGGCAGTGATACCCTGGTGGGGGGCACCGGCGATGATGTGTTGCAAGGGGGGGCGGGCGCCGACAGCCTCTTGGGCAACGACGGCGACGATACGTTGGCGCCCGGCGCCGGGCTCAACAACGTAGAGGGCGGCGGCGGCACCGACTGGATCGACTTCAGCGACCAAACGGCCGACGTGACCTTGAGCTTGACCGGCACTCAGATCGCCACCACCAGCAACGGAGGGATCACCTTCGTGGCCGGGATCGAGAACATCCAGGGCGGGGCGGGGGCCGACTCTCTGGGCGGGGATACGGGGGACAACCATCTGGCCGGTGGTGCTGGCAATGATACCCTGTCGGGGGGCGGCGGCCTCGACACCTTGTCGGGCGGTACCGGCGATGACCGCTTCCTTCTCACCCTCGCCGATACCCAGGGGCCAACGGCCGTGACCAGCCCGTTGACCTGGGTCGCCTCCGAGGCCACGACCTCCACGTGGCTGGGGAACGAGGCGACCGATGGTCAAAACGGCGCGACCGACGTGGCCCGCTATTCTCTCAAACTCTATGCCGCCAACAGCGACGGTACGCAGAAGACGGACGCCAACGAGGGATTCCTGAAAGTTTATGGGACGGACTCAGGCTCGGACTATGCCGGGAGTGTTGTGTCCCGGGACACTGGCGACGACGGCGATGCCGTGTGGGTGCTTGCGGACGCTCAGGGTCGGGCCTTCAGCCTTGTCTCGCTGACCGTGACCTATCCCGCCGGCGAGGATCAGCCGGTTTTGGTCCAGGGCTATCTCAACGGCGTTTTGGTGGCCCAGAGTTCGCTGATCCTGGTTGCCGGGGCCGCCACCACCTTGGCCTATGGCGATCAGTTGAACGATCCCGCCTTCCAGAACGTGGACGAAGTTTGGATCCTCGGGCAGGGCGCCAATCTTCAGATTGGCATCAACGACGTTGTCGTGACCTCCCACGTTGGGGAGAGCGTGATCGGGGCCGACGCGGCGTGGCAGGGGAGTTCCGAGACCGATCTCATCGTCTTGAGCGAAGCCGGCACGTACGATCTGAGTAAAGTGGTCGATGTGCATGCCTCGGCCCTGATCGACGGCGTGGCCCTCGGCTCCCACACCACCTTGGACCTCTCCGGCGGCGCCGAGACCCTGGCCGACACCACCACCGCATGGTGGATGACCCCGTTTGGGGAAACCCTTTGGGTCACCGCCTCAGGCAGCACCGACATGACGGTCAGCGGTCTTGACGACTGGATCCAGAACGGCTGGACGGTCAGCTACGCTGGCACCCTGACGCGTGACGACGGCGATCTGGCCGGGACGTATCACTCCTTTGCCCTGACCAACAGCAGCCTGGGCAGTGACTATGCCTATACCGTCAATGTTGAGGACGCGATCAGCGTCGTTAACAGCAGTGGCAACGACTTCGTGACATATACCGACGCCGCCTACGCCCCCCTGACCCTGGCCGGCACCGAAGATGCCGACACCCTGATCGGCAGTGGGGTGGGGGATACGCTCACGGGGGACGAGGGGAACGACCTCCTGGAGGGAGGACGCGGGGCCGACTCCCTGGTGGGCGGCACCGGCGACGATACCCTCCTGGGCGGGGCGGGCGACGACATCTTGGACGCAGGGGAGGGCGCCGATCTCCTGCGAGGCGGTGCCGGCAATGACCTCTTGTCCGGGGGCTTGGACAGCGACGCCGATTCCCTGGAGGGCGGCACCGGCGACGATACCTTTGCCGGGGCGTTCTCGGCCAACGCGGTTTACAAGGGCGGCGAGGGCTTCGACTGGCTGCACTTTTCGAGCCCGACAACCGGGCTCGTCCTCGATCTGAGCAATTCCAGCCAGTTCGAGAACATTGAGGGCATCCACGGCGACTCGGGCAACGATGATTTCCGCGCCTCGGACAGTTCCAGCGGCGTGTGGATGATCGGGGGAGGTGGCAACGATACCTTCTTCGGCAGTTGGGGCGATGACACCCTGGATGGCCGCGAGGGGAGTTGCTCGATGTATGGGGCCTTTGGTGACGACGTGATCCTTGCGTCTTTTGACAACGGCTGGGAAAGCCTGGAGGGTGGAGAAGGCCGCGATCTCTTGCAGTTGGAAGGCAGCAAGGCGGACCTTACCGGGGCTGATCTGGAGCATCTGTCTGCGTTTGAAGGTCTGGATCTGTCCCAGGTCTCGGGGTTGACGAGCCTGTCTTTGACCTCCGGCGATCTCTCTGGGCTTTATGGAGGAGAGAGCGACCCCTTCGATGTGTCTCTTATCCTGGATCCCGCCGCCCAGGTCGATGTCATCCTGAGCTACGAGTATCAAAGCTGGGAATTCACCGGCACCAAGACCCAAGACCTGGATAACAACGGCGTCGCCGAAAGTTATTCGGTGTATGCCGCGACGGTCGGGTCGGATACTTACACCTTGAGTGTTTCCGGCGCGGCATCGGTGACTCTCAATAACTATGGAGGGTGCTGA
- a CDS encoding DUF1476 domain-containing protein, with amino-acid sequence MSDAFTHRERAMETGHRLDEELRFKATARRNKAFGLWAAGELGLEAAAADAYALALVEADLAPNGEDTLIARVLTDLTAKGVDMTEGRLRIKLERLLAEAEAAVRGA; translated from the coding sequence ATGAGCGATGCTTTCACCCACCGTGAGCGGGCGATGGAAACCGGACACCGGCTGGACGAGGAACTGCGCTTCAAGGCCACGGCCCGCCGGAACAAAGCGTTTGGACTGTGGGCGGCCGGCGAACTGGGCCTTGAGGCCGCCGCGGCAGACGCCTACGCCTTGGCCCTGGTCGAGGCCGATCTCGCCCCCAACGGCGAGGACACCCTGATCGCCCGGGTCCTGACCGACCTGACGGCCAAAGGCGTGGACATGACCGAGGGGCGCCTGCGCATCAAGCTGGAGCGCCTTTTGGCCGAGGCGGAAGCGGCCGTGCGCGGCGCCTGA
- a CDS encoding NRDE family protein translates to MCLVVVDWCPGAPWPLVLAGNRDERRQRPWRGPARHWPEQPEVRAPLDDVALGTWIGVNDDGVMACVVNRQGTLGPEDGRRSRGELVLEALGHADASEAAQALQALDGRAYRPFSLIVADNRDAFWLRHADPSGRAPVQAFPLPPGLCGLTARDLNDTREPRLARVLARLGTTPRPDPDHGLAAWEGWVAALGDRVPATPGQPDTAACFMTDAGFGTLCTTLVALAAPEHPAGPVQGWFAPGPPDTCAFDPIA, encoded by the coding sequence ATGTGTCTGGTGGTGGTCGATTGGTGTCCGGGGGCTCCGTGGCCCCTAGTCCTGGCGGGCAACCGCGACGAGCGCCGCCAGCGCCCTTGGCGGGGTCCGGCGCGACACTGGCCCGAGCAGCCCGAGGTGCGCGCCCCGCTTGACGATGTGGCCCTGGGCACCTGGATTGGGGTGAATGACGACGGGGTGATGGCGTGTGTGGTCAACCGACAGGGCACGTTGGGTCCCGAGGACGGGCGTCGCTCGCGCGGCGAGTTGGTGCTGGAGGCCTTGGGGCACGCGGATGCCAGCGAGGCCGCTCAAGCCTTGCAAGCCCTGGACGGGCGAGCGTATCGGCCGTTTTCGCTGATTGTGGCCGACAACCGCGATGCCTTCTGGCTGCGGCACGCCGACCCCTCGGGGCGGGCGCCGGTCCAGGCCTTTCCCCTGCCGCCCGGCCTCTGCGGGCTGACGGCCCGTGACCTGAACGACACTCGCGAGCCCCGGCTGGCCCGGGTGTTGGCACGCTTGGGCACGACGCCTCGGCCCGATCCCGACCACGGTCTGGCCGCCTGGGAGGGCTGGGTTGCCGCTTTGGGCGATCGCGTCCCGGCCACCCCGGGGCAGCCGGACACCGCCGCTTGTTTCATGACCGACGCGGGCTTTGGAACCTTGTGCACCACCTTGGTGGCTTTGGCCGCGCCGGAGCATCCGGCCGGGCCTGTCCAGGGGTGGTTTGCCCCGGGGCCGCCGGATACCTGCGCTTTTGATCCGATCGCCTAG